The genome window CTGCGGCATTATGCTTTATGCAGcattatgattttttaaaattagtaGACTAGTTCTCTACTAAGGTGCTGGAGGCATCAGTGAGTCCAAAATTATTGAAAAAGATCTCCACACAACCAAATTCAccatgagatttttttttctatcataGTAATTGTGCTTTACAAACAATACACATAAGAATATATCtcacacataaaaagaaaatatttgcttGTATGTAAGCTATTTTTGCTCAGTAGAATTAATCCTTATCCTCCTTACCACCAAGAGTTGCTGTAAATCCTTCAATCTTGCACCCGAGCGGACCAAGAATCATGTATCTGAAGGCAAAGCAGTAGAAGCAGGTGAAGGAGCCCACAGAGGAGACGAGGAGGTTTGCCACAGCCAAGTTCACCAGGATGTAGTTCAGATGAGACCGGAGCTTCTTATATTGAGCAGTGCATGCAATAGTAAGTGTATTGATGCCCGTACCAGTCACAAACAGGAAGAACATAAAAGCTGACATGGAATAAAAGATTCCTGAGCTTCCTAGGTGATCCTGGGGAACCAGGTACGGGCTGAGGGATGTGATGTTGTTGGTGTCCAGAGGGATGGGGATCCAGAAGTCTTCTGGGAACTCCACGGGACGATTTCCCCTCATCTTTCTCCGGTTGTGagtcaaataaaaattcaaGCACTGTTCAAAAAGATGTTAAATTGATACTATTGTTCAAATTCTACAAATAAATTCCTTACAATTCAAACACTAATCAGagatttgatgtttttagtGTCTTCTTGTGGAGCTTTGTCTCTTCAATGCAGagttaaagctgcatttataGGAACTTTAAATATTACTCAGGCTCAACTTAATTGGCTTAAGAAGGGGATTTACGGGCCACACagaccacacatacacataaccCACTCCCATAACAACACCTTTGAGCTAATATAGAGATTAAGTGTCTCAATACCTAGTTGGCAGGGATCATCTCATTACATCCCAGTGCAAGGGCCCTGTGTTTGTGAACCACGTGATCTGATCATCACTGATGTTCAGGAGCTCAGTCGCATGCATTCGGCCCTCAGTAATCCAGGTTAGTGCCAGTTTACCTCAGGCTTTATGTCTCTTGGCACAGTACCAATATTTTCAAAGAGTTtcaaattttttgttttttgacaggTATCCTGATGTATTAGAGGAGatttattataaaaaaaaaagtctgaaataGTAACATTCTAAATAATTTGttagtttaattaattttgaGAAAAATGGCCTTGGACCTTACTCTATTTGGAACCTCACTGTTTTTACACTAAATATGTTTCTGTAGGGATAGAAATAACCTCTCTGTCATattgcattttttaatttaattgttttgctttgttttttcaattattattattattattatgttaggATTTTgcctatatttatttatttattattttttaaagtacttttttgggcatttttcacctttattcacaggacagtgagagagagagagagagaggaaacagggagagagtggaatgacacgcagtaaagatCTGGCCGGATCGGGAGTTGAACGAGGGTccacctgctcagaccactaggaCCCTAtgcgccctaaccattcggctatgaggGTGCTTTTGCCTATATTTgataggacagtgagagagacaggaaacagggagagtgtaagggaatgacatgcaacaaaggtccagTTGGATCAGGAGTCCAACCAGGGTCTGCCAGCTCAGCATGCACTCTAACCATTCAGCCATGGGGGCACCCcaactttttttaatttctcagtaaataatgatttattttcataacaCAGCTTGTGTAAGAGTCTCTTGTATGTTGCAATTAATATGGGTCAAAATATACTCATAAGGTCCAAACCAGTGACTGTGCTGATTTCCAGTATGAGTAATATACAGACACTATAagcatgtttatatatatttttttatttttcacattgcATATTATTTATGATTTCTTACTTGAATTACAACTTTGCACATACATTCCTTCATAtgacaaaacatacacacaggtatAGCCATTGTTATTTACAATTCACAAATCATTAGTGGCAAAGAAATCAGGGAAGTCTTGATGTTCAGTCTAAGCAGGCCCAACTTTGGAAACTTCAGTCACTGACGTTGTTGATGACGattcctcctcacctcccccCATCCCCAGCATCGTCATCATGCATGAACGGAActgaaagggagaaaaaaaaaaaagtttactaaCAGGAAGAAGAACAAATGTAGCATTAAATGTAGCCATCGAGATACTTCTGTATATAGTGGTTTTAGTTTGACATCACCATCCTGGCAAGGCAGATATATGAATGGTGATATGAATGTTGTGGTATGGTCAGATTAATACAATAAAGCACTGGTTCAAAACTTCTGTGCAAGCAGCAAGTAATTTTCCAAGTTACGGTCTGTTACACACTAAGAGGGGAATCCTTTAAAATGTGACACCACTGAATCACTGTGCTATCCAATTAAAGAATATCTGCCAGAACTGGTTAGTGTATAAAAACACTTTATGattatattatttaaaatgCTTTGATTTCATATCGACAGGATCCTACATCAGTTCCCCTACATGTTTCTTTGCCACATAGTAAAAAGTGAATCCCTTTCCGAATGAGATGTTCATCACAACATTCAGCTGACCTGTTTATTAAAGACGACGTAGATAACAGGGTTGTAGACCGCAGAGCCCTTGGATAAGCAAGAGGGTATGGTCGCTAGCCTCAGGTCAAAAGGTTGCCCACGGTTGTTCACGACCCACAGAGCAAAACTGGCGTAGGGCATCCAGCACACTAGGAAGCCAAGCACCATGACAACCACCATCCTGGTCACTTCCCTCTCTGCCTTCTGGGTGGAGGCAGACTCAGCTTGGGCTTTTGCTGCCTGTTAACAGAGAGAGGAGCCGGGTGAAAGGTGCAAGAAATATCACTGAATGGATTGCTACTAGTTGCACTGGTTGTAGTGACAGTTTTATTCCGTTAAACTTTGGCTTGATTCATTTTAAGATGGCATGCAAAGCTAATACATTTAAACTTTATGATCATTTTAAGGTGTTTTGTGTGAGTGATTTCTTTGCCTCACCATTTTCAGTGTAATGAGCAGCTGAGTGTAGCAGAAGACGATGGTAACGAAGGGAACAGcgaagcagaagcagaaaagGAATATTACATAGGATtcattgttgtatttgttgtttgtggtgtACCAGTCTGGTCCACAGGAGCACTGTAGGCCTTCTGGGATGTATCTGGAGAGATAATCACAAAGGCAATGAGTATATATCTGAACTTCCTTATGGTGTGAGATGAATTTTAAGTGTGTTGTCTGGTTCCGATTGCTTACCTGCTCCATCCAAACAGTGGAGGAACTGAGGCAATAAGCGCAAACACCCAGGTGAATACGCAGCAAGCAATAGCATGGTCAGGCTTGAAAATAAAGTTACCAAGAGGCTTGCAGATGACCAGCCATCTTTCAAAAGCTACCACAGCCA of Lates calcarifer isolate ASB-BC8 linkage group LG12, TLL_Latcal_v3, whole genome shotgun sequence contains these proteins:
- the LOC108885583 gene encoding blue-sensitive opsin-like, giving the protein MRANRGTELPEDFWIPISLDTNNITSLSPFLVPQDHLGSSGTFYAMAGFMLFTFVAGTGINILTIACTIQYKKLRSHLNYILVNLAVANLLVSCVGSFTAFCSFASRYFIFGPLACKIEGFMATLGGMVSLWSLAVVAFERWLVICKPLGNFIFKPDHAIACCVFTWVFALIASVPPLFGWSRYIPEGLQCSCGPDWYTTNNKYNNESYVIFLFCFCFAVPFVTIVFCYTQLLITLKMAAKAQAESASTQKAEREVTRMVVVMVLGFLVCWMPYASFALWVVNNRGQPFDLRLATIPSCLSKGSAVYNPVIYVVFNKQFRSCMMTMLGMGGGEEESSSTTSVTEVSKVGPA